A genomic segment from Aegilops tauschii subsp. strangulata cultivar AL8/78 chromosome 1, Aet v6.0, whole genome shotgun sequence encodes:
- the LOC109754520 gene encoding uncharacterized protein isoform X8 yields the protein MEQMAMSSNKYEVFYHNIPQLQRKDNRAMGAEGGHWCSAEGVVEVLTAARLYLHATRHGNEFAPTVGFFLTTHPSQENTYSKAVKHFEFYDQLGQYNLDSFGDWEQLSSYLSQSFIERLEPTGGEITIALETSWLDRAPQTDMER from the exons ATGGAGCAAATGGCCATGAGCTCTAATAAATATGAGGTTTTCTATCACAACATACCTCAG CTGCAGCGAAAAGACAATAGAGCCATGGGTGCCGAGGGCGGGCACTGGTGCTCGGCAGAAGGCGTTGTCGAGGTGCTCACTGCTGCCCGGCTCTACTTGCACGCCACCAG GCACGGGAATGAGTTTGCACCTACTGTTGGATTCTTCCTTACTACCCACCCGTCTCAG GAAAACACATACTCTAAAGCAGTAAAACATTTCGAGTTCTATGATCAGCTTGGACAATACAATTTGGATTCTTTTGGAGACTGGGAACAACTTTCAAGCTACTTGTCACAAAGTTTCATTGAACGCCTTG AGCCAACTGGTGGAGAAATTACAATTGCATTGGAGACATCATGGTTGGATAGAGCTCCCCAAACAGATATGGAGAGATGA
- the LOC109754520 gene encoding uncharacterized protein isoform X6, with product MEQMAMSSNKYEVFYHNIPQLQRKDNRAMGAEGGHWCSAEGVVEVLTAARLYLHATRFRIGMDLGTAAFAAAPRVHNLFCRGRIWHGNEFAPTVGFFLTTHPSQLGQYNLDSFGDWEQLSSYLSQSFIERLEPTGGEITIALETSWLDRAPQTDMER from the exons ATGGAGCAAATGGCCATGAGCTCTAATAAATATGAGGTTTTCTATCACAACATACCTCAG CTGCAGCGAAAAGACAATAGAGCCATGGGTGCCGAGGGCGGGCACTGGTGCTCGGCAGAAGGCGTTGTCGAGGTGCTCACTGCTGCCCGGCTCTACTTGCACGCCACCAGGTTCAGAATTGGCATGGACCTGGGCACCGCCGCCTTTGCAGCTGCTCCCCGTGTACATAATTTATTTTGTAGAGGAAGAATATG GCACGGGAATGAGTTTGCACCTACTGTTGGATTCTTCCTTACTACCCACCCGTCTCAG CTTGGACAATACAATTTGGATTCTTTTGGAGACTGGGAACAACTTTCAAGCTACTTGTCACAAAGTTTCATTGAACGCCTTG AGCCAACTGGTGGAGAAATTACAATTGCATTGGAGACATCATGGTTGGATAGAGCTCCCCAAACAGATATGGAGAGATGA
- the LOC109754520 gene encoding uncharacterized protein isoform X1, with the protein MLGSLFCNLFNYRVYDHVNEARDLRKKALPSIIWQSDGDLKLKMEQMAMSSNKYEVFYHNIPQLQRKDNRAMGAEGGHWCSAEGVVEVLTAARLYLHATRFRIGMDLGTAAFAAAPRVHNLFCRGRIWHGNEFAPTVGFFLTTHPSQENTYSKAVKHFEFYDQLGQYNLDSFGDWEQLSSYLSQSFIERLEPTGGEITIALETSWLDRAPQTDMER; encoded by the exons ATGCTTGGCAGCCTATTCTGTAATCTGTTCAATTACAGAGTTTATGATCATGTGAATGAAGCAAGGGATCTGAGAAAAAAAG CCCTGCCATCTATAATTTGGCAGTCAGATGGTGATCTGAAACTTAAAATGGAGCAAATGGCCATGAGCTCTAATAAATATGAGGTTTTCTATCACAACATACCTCAG CTGCAGCGAAAAGACAATAGAGCCATGGGTGCCGAGGGCGGGCACTGGTGCTCGGCAGAAGGCGTTGTCGAGGTGCTCACTGCTGCCCGGCTCTACTTGCACGCCACCAGGTTCAGAATTGGCATGGACCTGGGCACCGCCGCCTTTGCAGCTGCTCCCCGTGTACATAATTTATTTTGTAGAGGAAGAATATG GCACGGGAATGAGTTTGCACCTACTGTTGGATTCTTCCTTACTACCCACCCGTCTCAG GAAAACACATACTCTAAAGCAGTAAAACATTTCGAGTTCTATGATCAGCTTGGACAATACAATTTGGATTCTTTTGGAGACTGGGAACAACTTTCAAGCTACTTGTCACAAAGTTTCATTGAACGCCTTG AGCCAACTGGTGGAGAAATTACAATTGCATTGGAGACATCATGGTTGGATAGAGCTCCCCAAACAGATATGGAGAGATGA
- the LOC109754520 gene encoding uncharacterized protein isoform X5: MLGSLFCNLFNYRVYDHVNEARDLRKKALPSIIWQSDGDLKLKMEQMAMSSNKYEVFYHNIPQLQRKDNRAMGAEGGHWCSAEGVVEVLTAARLYLHATRHGNEFAPTVGFFLTTHPSQLGQYNLDSFGDWEQLSSYLSQSFIERLEPTGGEITIALETSWLDRAPQTDMER; this comes from the exons ATGCTTGGCAGCCTATTCTGTAATCTGTTCAATTACAGAGTTTATGATCATGTGAATGAAGCAAGGGATCTGAGAAAAAAAG CCCTGCCATCTATAATTTGGCAGTCAGATGGTGATCTGAAACTTAAAATGGAGCAAATGGCCATGAGCTCTAATAAATATGAGGTTTTCTATCACAACATACCTCAG CTGCAGCGAAAAGACAATAGAGCCATGGGTGCCGAGGGCGGGCACTGGTGCTCGGCAGAAGGCGTTGTCGAGGTGCTCACTGCTGCCCGGCTCTACTTGCACGCCACCAG GCACGGGAATGAGTTTGCACCTACTGTTGGATTCTTCCTTACTACCCACCCGTCTCAG CTTGGACAATACAATTTGGATTCTTTTGGAGACTGGGAACAACTTTCAAGCTACTTGTCACAAAGTTTCATTGAACGCCTTG AGCCAACTGGTGGAGAAATTACAATTGCATTGGAGACATCATGGTTGGATAGAGCTCCCCAAACAGATATGGAGAGATGA
- the LOC109754520 gene encoding uncharacterized protein isoform X2 encodes MLGSLFCNLFNYRVYDHVNEARDLRKKALPSIIWQSDGDLKLKMEQMAMSSNKYEVFYHNIPQLQRKDNRAMGAEGGHWCSAEGVVEVLTAARLYLHATRFRIGMDLGTAAFAAAPRVHNLFCRGRIWHGNEFAPTVGFFLTTHPSQLGQYNLDSFGDWEQLSSYLSQSFIERLEPTGGEITIALETSWLDRAPQTDMER; translated from the exons ATGCTTGGCAGCCTATTCTGTAATCTGTTCAATTACAGAGTTTATGATCATGTGAATGAAGCAAGGGATCTGAGAAAAAAAG CCCTGCCATCTATAATTTGGCAGTCAGATGGTGATCTGAAACTTAAAATGGAGCAAATGGCCATGAGCTCTAATAAATATGAGGTTTTCTATCACAACATACCTCAG CTGCAGCGAAAAGACAATAGAGCCATGGGTGCCGAGGGCGGGCACTGGTGCTCGGCAGAAGGCGTTGTCGAGGTGCTCACTGCTGCCCGGCTCTACTTGCACGCCACCAGGTTCAGAATTGGCATGGACCTGGGCACCGCCGCCTTTGCAGCTGCTCCCCGTGTACATAATTTATTTTGTAGAGGAAGAATATG GCACGGGAATGAGTTTGCACCTACTGTTGGATTCTTCCTTACTACCCACCCGTCTCAG CTTGGACAATACAATTTGGATTCTTTTGGAGACTGGGAACAACTTTCAAGCTACTTGTCACAAAGTTTCATTGAACGCCTTG AGCCAACTGGTGGAGAAATTACAATTGCATTGGAGACATCATGGTTGGATAGAGCTCCCCAAACAGATATGGAGAGATGA
- the LOC109754520 gene encoding uncharacterized protein isoform X3 has translation MLGSLFCNLFNYRVYDHVNEARDLRKKALPSIIWQSDGDLKLKMEQMAMSSNKYEVFYHNIPQLQRKDNRAMGAEGGHWCSAEGVVEVLTAARLYLHATRHGNEFAPTVGFFLTTHPSQENTYSKAVKHFEFYDQLGQYNLDSFGDWEQLSSYLSQSFIERLEPTGGEITIALETSWLDRAPQTDMER, from the exons ATGCTTGGCAGCCTATTCTGTAATCTGTTCAATTACAGAGTTTATGATCATGTGAATGAAGCAAGGGATCTGAGAAAAAAAG CCCTGCCATCTATAATTTGGCAGTCAGATGGTGATCTGAAACTTAAAATGGAGCAAATGGCCATGAGCTCTAATAAATATGAGGTTTTCTATCACAACATACCTCAG CTGCAGCGAAAAGACAATAGAGCCATGGGTGCCGAGGGCGGGCACTGGTGCTCGGCAGAAGGCGTTGTCGAGGTGCTCACTGCTGCCCGGCTCTACTTGCACGCCACCAG GCACGGGAATGAGTTTGCACCTACTGTTGGATTCTTCCTTACTACCCACCCGTCTCAG GAAAACACATACTCTAAAGCAGTAAAACATTTCGAGTTCTATGATCAGCTTGGACAATACAATTTGGATTCTTTTGGAGACTGGGAACAACTTTCAAGCTACTTGTCACAAAGTTTCATTGAACGCCTTG AGCCAACTGGTGGAGAAATTACAATTGCATTGGAGACATCATGGTTGGATAGAGCTCCCCAAACAGATATGGAGAGATGA
- the LOC109754520 gene encoding uncharacterized protein isoform X4: MEQMAMSSNKYEVFYHNIPQLQRKDNRAMGAEGGHWCSAEGVVEVLTAARLYLHATRFRIGMDLGTAAFAAAPRVHNLFCRGRIWHGNEFAPTVGFFLTTHPSQENTYSKAVKHFEFYDQLGQYNLDSFGDWEQLSSYLSQSFIERLEPTGGEITIALETSWLDRAPQTDMER; the protein is encoded by the exons ATGGAGCAAATGGCCATGAGCTCTAATAAATATGAGGTTTTCTATCACAACATACCTCAG CTGCAGCGAAAAGACAATAGAGCCATGGGTGCCGAGGGCGGGCACTGGTGCTCGGCAGAAGGCGTTGTCGAGGTGCTCACTGCTGCCCGGCTCTACTTGCACGCCACCAGGTTCAGAATTGGCATGGACCTGGGCACCGCCGCCTTTGCAGCTGCTCCCCGTGTACATAATTTATTTTGTAGAGGAAGAATATG GCACGGGAATGAGTTTGCACCTACTGTTGGATTCTTCCTTACTACCCACCCGTCTCAG GAAAACACATACTCTAAAGCAGTAAAACATTTCGAGTTCTATGATCAGCTTGGACAATACAATTTGGATTCTTTTGGAGACTGGGAACAACTTTCAAGCTACTTGTCACAAAGTTTCATTGAACGCCTTG AGCCAACTGGTGGAGAAATTACAATTGCATTGGAGACATCATGGTTGGATAGAGCTCCCCAAACAGATATGGAGAGATGA
- the LOC109754520 gene encoding uncharacterized protein isoform X7 yields MLGSLFCNLFNYRVYDHVNEARDLRKKALPSIIWQSDGDLKLKMEQMAMSSNKYEVFYHNIPQLQRKDNRAMGAEGGHWCSAEGVVEVLTAARLYLHATRFRIGMDLGTAAFAAAPRVHNLFCRGRIWHGNEFAPTVGFFLTTHPSQFESFLQN; encoded by the exons ATGCTTGGCAGCCTATTCTGTAATCTGTTCAATTACAGAGTTTATGATCATGTGAATGAAGCAAGGGATCTGAGAAAAAAAG CCCTGCCATCTATAATTTGGCAGTCAGATGGTGATCTGAAACTTAAAATGGAGCAAATGGCCATGAGCTCTAATAAATATGAGGTTTTCTATCACAACATACCTCAG CTGCAGCGAAAAGACAATAGAGCCATGGGTGCCGAGGGCGGGCACTGGTGCTCGGCAGAAGGCGTTGTCGAGGTGCTCACTGCTGCCCGGCTCTACTTGCACGCCACCAGGTTCAGAATTGGCATGGACCTGGGCACCGCCGCCTTTGCAGCTGCTCCCCGTGTACATAATTTATTTTGTAGAGGAAGAATATG GCACGGGAATGAGTTTGCACCTACTGTTGGATTCTTCCTTACTACCCACCCGTCTCAG TTTGAGAGTTTTCTCCAGAACTGA